The following proteins are co-located in the Streptomyces bottropensis ATCC 25435 genome:
- a CDS encoding MMPL family transporter: MTSVTKDNPPPETAPPPGAFTALARLAAGRARLLLVLTVVLLAGAVVLGSGVADRLRSGGSGGVVDPSSESSYAAGVLEREFPGARPNLVLLVRADAGVDDADVARQGRELAARLADERGVTGVTSYWDTGSGALRSEDGSQALVVARLTGDELEADRTLEDRVVGHFDGRQGDLTVRIGGSVAVQNEQQTFIREDLVRAEVIALPITLLILMVVFGSAVAALLPVGIGVIAILGTNAVLRVLTSFTDVSVFATNLTTALGLGLAIDYALLIVRRYREELAAGRDMPGALAVTLNTAGRTVLFSAATVAVSLAAMLVFPLYFLRSLAYAGISVVVLAAVAALVVLPALLAVLGRRIDALDVRRLVRRRSRERREPAAAGAGWARLARWVMRRAPLVATGTLAVLLLLGAPFLNVDFGTADYRQLPASADSRVVQEHIRDRFQGSPTGAIEVVTRRAPAAGLGEYAERLSRIEGVLRVDAPTGTYTGGRAAGPAQPGRTAGEIAYLTVVPGVEAVSDEGKDLVRDVRAVDTDFPASASGTTAALVDSQAAIGRGLPWAVGIIVLATLVLVFLLTGSVLVPLQAVLLNALSLTAMLGAVVWVFQDGHLSGLLGFTPTGSIETALPVLMFCLAFGLSMDYGVFLLSRIKEEQERTHDHRAAVIEGIRSTGGVITAAALVLSVVMVAIGTSRITNTKMLGLGVALAILMDAMVIRTLLVPAVLSLTGRATWWAPGPLRRLHARFGIREGGPAPAAPAPDGPVEPAASVPQEKERADTVGAAAGKPSG, translated from the coding sequence ATGACCTCAGTGACCAAAGACAATCCGCCCCCCGAAACCGCCCCGCCCCCCGGGGCGTTCACCGCCCTCGCCCGGCTGGCCGCCGGCCGTGCCCGTCTGCTGCTCGTGCTCACCGTGGTCCTGCTCGCCGGGGCCGTCGTCCTCGGCAGCGGCGTGGCCGACCGGCTGCGCAGCGGCGGCAGCGGCGGTGTCGTCGACCCCTCCTCCGAGTCCTCGTACGCCGCCGGCGTCCTGGAACGGGAGTTCCCCGGGGCCCGCCCCAACCTCGTTCTGCTGGTCCGTGCCGACGCCGGTGTCGACGACGCCGACGTGGCGCGTCAGGGACGGGAGCTGGCCGCCCGGCTCGCCGACGAGCGGGGCGTCACCGGCGTCACCTCCTACTGGGACACCGGCTCCGGGGCGCTGCGCTCCGAGGACGGCAGTCAGGCCCTGGTGGTCGCCCGGCTCACCGGGGACGAACTGGAGGCCGACCGCACCCTGGAGGACCGTGTCGTCGGGCACTTCGACGGACGGCAGGGCGATCTGACGGTCCGGATCGGAGGCAGCGTCGCCGTCCAGAACGAGCAGCAGACCTTCATCCGCGAGGATCTCGTGCGTGCCGAGGTCATCGCGTTGCCGATCACGCTCCTCATCCTCATGGTCGTGTTCGGCAGCGCGGTCGCCGCGCTGCTCCCGGTCGGCATCGGGGTGATCGCGATCCTCGGCACCAACGCGGTGCTGCGGGTCCTCACCTCCTTCACCGACGTCTCCGTCTTCGCCACCAACCTCACCACCGCCCTCGGCCTGGGCCTCGCCATCGACTACGCGCTGCTGATCGTGCGCCGCTACCGCGAGGAACTCGCCGCCGGCCGGGACATGCCCGGCGCGCTCGCCGTCACCCTCAACACCGCCGGCCGGACCGTGCTGTTCTCGGCCGCGACGGTCGCCGTCTCGCTCGCCGCGATGCTGGTGTTCCCGCTGTACTTCCTGCGCTCCCTCGCCTACGCCGGGATCAGCGTGGTCGTCCTCGCCGCCGTCGCGGCCCTGGTGGTGCTGCCGGCCCTGCTCGCCGTCCTGGGCCGGCGGATCGACGCCCTCGACGTACGCAGGCTGGTCCGGCGCCGCTCCCGCGAGCGCCGGGAGCCCGCGGCGGCCGGGGCAGGCTGGGCCCGGCTGGCCCGGTGGGTGATGCGGCGCGCCCCGCTGGTGGCCACCGGCACCCTCGCCGTGCTGTTGCTGCTGGGCGCGCCGTTCCTGAACGTCGACTTCGGCACCGCCGACTACCGGCAGCTGCCCGCGTCCGCCGACTCCCGGGTGGTGCAGGAGCACATCAGGGACCGTTTCCAGGGCAGTCCCACCGGCGCGATCGAGGTCGTCACCCGCCGGGCGCCCGCCGCCGGACTGGGCGAGTACGCCGAGCGGCTGTCCCGGATCGAGGGGGTGCTGCGGGTGGACGCGCCGACGGGCACCTACACCGGCGGCCGGGCCGCCGGACCCGCGCAGCCGGGCCGGACCGCCGGCGAGATCGCGTACCTCACCGTGGTGCCCGGCGTGGAGGCCGTCTCCGACGAGGGCAAGGACCTGGTGCGGGACGTCAGGGCGGTGGACACGGACTTCCCCGCGTCCGCCTCCGGAACGACCGCGGCCCTCGTCGACAGCCAGGCGGCCATCGGACGCGGTCTGCCGTGGGCGGTCGGCATCATCGTGCTCGCCACCCTGGTCCTGGTGTTCCTGCTGACCGGCAGTGTGCTGGTGCCGCTCCAGGCCGTCCTGCTCAACGCGCTCAGCCTCACCGCGATGCTGGGGGCCGTGGTGTGGGTCTTCCAGGACGGGCATCTGTCGGGGCTGCTGGGCTTCACCCCGACCGGGAGCATCGAGACGGCCCTGCCGGTGCTGATGTTCTGCCTCGCCTTCGGACTCTCCATGGACTACGGGGTCTTCCTGCTCTCCCGGATCAAGGAGGAGCAGGAGCGCACGCACGACCACCGGGCCGCGGTGATCGAGGGGATCCGCTCCACCGGTGGAGTCATCACCGCCGCCGCGCTCGTCCTGTCGGTGGTCATGGTGGCCATCGGCACGTCCCGGATCACCAACACGAAGATGCTCGGGCTGGGGGTCGCCCTGGCCATCCTCATGGACGCCATGGTGATCCGCACGCTCCTCGTCCCCGCCGTGCTGTCGCTCACCGGCCGGGCGACCTGGTGGGCCCCCGGGCCGCTGCGCCGGCTGCACGCCCGGTTCGGCATCCGTGAGGGCGGCCCGGCCCCCGCCGCACCGGCACCGGACGGTCCGGTCGAGCCGGCCGCGTCGGTACCGCAGGAGAAGGAACGGGCCGACACGGTCGGCGCGGCGGCCGGAAAGCCGTCCGGCTGA
- a CDS encoding SMP-30/gluconolactonase/LRE family protein yields the protein MDASASASRRTLLRVATAAGLGGALAATPMPAFAKPARCPLPRSLTVTAPGLYPEGVAWDPTRKAFLVGSSAQGTISVVRADGTVTPLVAPFARVSVLGITVDAPRRRVLAAYTDYFFRLMGIVDPSLPPVSGVGVFDLATGAVQHLVDVSDGQPLPRANDLTVDRDGTIHVTDTGVDTVTTVSRDGEVLQILRDDRFATADTGPNGIVHHPAGFLLMGKYEGGRLFRIDRPCSARPKVSEVRLDGAPASLDGMALRPDGSLVVVSNDLSLSGGRQSRDAVLVLRSTDGWRTARTVQDQTWPHEDPTTVAVTPYGDYVVSGGLREILTGVPSTTPGKFHLRRR from the coding sequence TTGGACGCGTCAGCTTCGGCCTCCCGCCGGACCCTGCTGAGAGTCGCCACCGCCGCCGGCCTGGGCGGGGCGCTCGCCGCCACCCCGATGCCGGCGTTCGCGAAACCCGCGCGCTGCCCGCTGCCGCGCAGCCTCACCGTCACCGCCCCGGGCCTGTACCCGGAGGGCGTCGCCTGGGACCCCACGAGGAAGGCGTTCCTCGTGGGGTCCAGCGCGCAGGGCACGATCTCCGTGGTCCGGGCGGACGGCACCGTGACCCCGCTGGTGGCCCCCTTCGCCCGGGTGTCGGTCCTCGGCATCACGGTCGACGCGCCCCGCCGCCGGGTCCTGGCCGCCTACACCGACTACTTCTTCCGGCTGATGGGCATCGTGGACCCCTCGCTGCCCCCGGTCTCCGGGGTCGGTGTCTTCGACCTCGCCACCGGCGCCGTACAGCACCTGGTGGACGTGTCCGACGGACAGCCCCTGCCGCGTGCCAACGACCTGACCGTGGACCGCGACGGAACCATCCACGTCACCGACACCGGCGTCGACACGGTCACCACGGTGAGCCGCGACGGCGAGGTCCTCCAGATCCTCCGCGACGACCGTTTCGCCACCGCCGACACCGGCCCCAACGGCATCGTCCACCACCCCGCCGGCTTCCTCCTCATGGGCAAGTACGAGGGCGGCCGCCTCTTCCGCATCGACCGCCCCTGCTCGGCGCGCCCGAAGGTCAGCGAGGTCCGCCTGGACGGCGCGCCGGCCTCCCTCGACGGCATGGCCCTGCGCCCCGACGGCTCGCTGGTCGTCGTCTCCAACGACCTGTCGCTCTCCGGCGGACGGCAGAGCCGGGACGCCGTCCTGGTGCTGCGCTCCACCGACGGCTGGCGCACCGCGCGCACCGTCCAGGACCAGACCTGGCCGCACGAGGACCCCACGACGGTCGCCGTGACGCCGTACGGCGACTACGTGGTCAGCGGCGGACTCCGCGAGATCCTCACCGGCGTCCCCTCGACCACGCCCGGCAAGTTCCACCTGCGCCGCCGCTGA